Proteins encoded in a region of the Candidatus Obscuribacter sp. genome:
- a CDS encoding iron-containing alcohol dehydrogenase — MNPFVFQSPTRVMFGEYTTAACGDFVLELGGKRALVVADAFLVQSGVLGPLLESLSSQGLLPPVVFSDVPPDSDIACVDRGAAIAREAGCDCIVAIGGGSVIDTAKVIGICLTLGGELLDYQGLNVIDKKLIPLVVVPTTAGTGSEVSFVAMIKDHKEGKKLMFGSSWLAPDVAILDPSLLLSLPPKLTAATGLDAITHGIEAFVAANTNSVATDALCLEALRLLFDNLPRAFKNGDDMEARSATLVASTMAGIAFSNSGVGVIHALAHSVGAMFSTHHGMTNGVFLPYGMEFNLPQVAPQYARIARYLELEGVAGLDQTAAAELLIKAVRQLLKTLSLPMRLRDLGIESLSEDDYDELACLAASDPAIMFNPRDCTNDDLIDLMKRAY, encoded by the coding sequence ATGAACCCATTTGTATTCCAGTCTCCAACAAGAGTCATGTTTGGTGAATATACCACAGCTGCCTGTGGGGACTTTGTGCTGGAATTGGGTGGCAAGCGCGCTCTAGTAGTAGCTGACGCTTTTTTAGTGCAGAGCGGAGTGCTTGGACCTCTTTTGGAGAGCCTCTCCAGTCAGGGCTTACTGCCCCCAGTTGTTTTTTCGGATGTGCCGCCAGACAGTGATATCGCCTGTGTCGACCGTGGCGCTGCCATTGCTCGAGAAGCCGGGTGCGATTGTATCGTGGCCATCGGTGGCGGCTCAGTCATAGATACTGCCAAGGTGATTGGCATTTGTCTCACTCTCGGTGGTGAGCTGCTCGATTACCAGGGTCTCAATGTCATCGATAAAAAGCTTATACCTCTGGTGGTGGTGCCCACCACCGCCGGTACTGGCTCCGAAGTTAGTTTTGTGGCCATGATCAAAGACCATAAAGAAGGCAAGAAGCTGATGTTTGGTAGCTCATGGTTGGCACCAGATGTAGCTATTCTCGATCCCAGTCTTTTGCTTTCGCTACCGCCTAAGTTAACAGCAGCTACCGGGCTTGATGCCATTACCCACGGTATTGAGGCTTTTGTCGCTGCCAATACTAATTCAGTGGCCACAGATGCTCTCTGTCTTGAGGCTCTGCGTTTGCTTTTTGATAATTTGCCTCGCGCCTTTAAAAATGGTGATGACATGGAGGCGCGCTCCGCCACTCTTGTGGCTAGTACCATGGCTGGTATCGCCTTTAGTAACTCGGGAGTGGGAGTTATCCACGCTCTGGCACATTCGGTGGGGGCAATGTTTAGCACTCATCATGGCATGACCAATGGAGTGTTTTTGCCATATGGTATGGAGTTTAATTTGCCGCAGGTGGCGCCGCAGTATGCTCGCATCGCCCGTTATTTGGAGCTTGAGGGCGTAGCCGGACTGGACCAAACTGCTGCTGCTGAGCTGTTGATAAAGGCAGTGCGTCAGTTACTAAAAACACTATCTTTGCCAATGAGGCTCAGAGACCTGGGTATTGAGAGCCTCAGTGAGGATGATTATGATGAG
- a CDS encoding LPS-assembly protein LptD, which yields MTIEKLFSPATNKITFVSAPRRRCLALASTLVLLGNFASGSLIGAFAATAKKDSAPSTLLLPLTPRIDDSNLKEEESTTANAPQGASKTTPAKVESEEPQVIFSSSEIKTQEPKLDDAETSELKVHPNKISAEAGDASTRLELEASEDDLRMAESDAQINEDTTLKGTIQIVADDTEYDQERNTFLGTGNAVAVIGGQNSKLEADAILYDQNTQMIDARGNVKIVRDGNLTTGSSFKFNVTSDEYLITKPDTEVKGTEIIARSAYGKGTQGLTFKNGTMTMPKAFHIGRNVAFGPLTQQQELMDRTAHPEVFLPEKPSFTFKARKMVYERYKESGNLTVFGGKLAFGRFNVPLPKFVATVGTESRVTFPITPMITNNLQSGGINIGPNFNTPMGKTGVLSWAPMIQLGGRGTNGNSNSGSTGLSGQVAFNNARISSHIAYGSVSNLFIADFKAKLSDKTMFQAGVNRFMQGGLDGYRRPHLIAEVVDNRYVRIPKYLSGIGFRTAAGAMQDNPQLINLNPEYAKLFGGPTTSKSQPSAFRLSEQITTTTQPLFSVGNEKVGARGYIFGGLGLNAYSSGNYRALLQAGPTIETRLKRARFQFGYVQSAVRGSSPFVFDQFIQGQRSAYISGDIKVHKYLTLGGSYGYNLNSRLAYNKSFTAAIGPDDFKLLLTRNTITGQNRMGFDVLYGAPVPFQKLVLKGSGDHGNLTGL from the coding sequence GTGACTATAGAAAAACTCTTTAGCCCCGCCACAAACAAAATCACCTTTGTCAGTGCTCCACGCAGACGCTGCCTGGCTCTGGCAAGCACTCTAGTTTTGCTGGGTAATTTTGCCTCGGGCTCACTAATTGGTGCTTTTGCTGCCACAGCCAAAAAAGATTCCGCACCAAGCACTCTGCTTTTGCCACTGACACCGCGCATTGACGACAGTAATCTAAAAGAAGAAGAAAGCACAACGGCAAATGCCCCTCAGGGTGCTTCTAAAACGACTCCGGCAAAAGTTGAGAGCGAAGAACCACAAGTAATATTTAGCTCCAGCGAAATCAAAACTCAAGAACCTAAACTTGATGACGCCGAAACATCTGAATTAAAAGTACATCCCAATAAGATTTCGGCAGAAGCCGGTGATGCTTCTACCCGTCTGGAATTGGAAGCCTCCGAAGATGATCTGCGTATGGCAGAGTCGGATGCCCAGATTAACGAAGACACCACACTCAAAGGCACCATTCAGATTGTTGCCGATGATACAGAGTATGACCAGGAGCGCAATACATTCCTGGGCACCGGTAATGCTGTGGCTGTTATCGGTGGGCAAAACAGCAAATTAGAAGCTGATGCCATACTTTATGATCAGAACACCCAGATGATTGATGCCAGAGGCAACGTCAAAATTGTGCGTGATGGCAATTTGACCACTGGCTCATCTTTTAAGTTTAACGTCACTAGCGACGAATATCTAATAACCAAGCCCGATACCGAAGTCAAAGGCACCGAAATAATTGCTCGTAGTGCTTATGGTAAAGGCACCCAAGGTCTGACTTTCAAAAACGGCACGATGACGATGCCCAAGGCATTTCACATCGGCAGAAACGTGGCCTTTGGTCCCTTGACTCAGCAACAAGAGCTGATGGACCGCACAGCTCACCCTGAAGTATTTTTGCCAGAAAAACCATCCTTTACTTTTAAAGCGCGCAAGATGGTCTATGAGCGCTACAAAGAGTCCGGCAACCTGACAGTGTTTGGTGGCAAGCTAGCTTTTGGTCGTTTCAATGTACCCCTGCCCAAATTCGTTGCTACAGTAGGCACCGAGAGCAGAGTCACCTTCCCCATAACGCCTATGATTACAAACAATTTGCAATCAGGCGGTATCAACATCGGTCCTAACTTCAACACACCTATGGGTAAGACTGGCGTTCTCAGCTGGGCTCCGATGATCCAGCTAGGAGGTCGCGGTACCAATGGCAACAGTAACTCTGGCAGTACCGGTCTTTCTGGCCAAGTGGCCTTCAACAACGCCCGCATCAGTTCACACATTGCTTATGGCTCTGTATCTAACCTCTTTATTGCTGACTTTAAAGCAAAACTGAGCGACAAGACTATGTTCCAGGCAGGCGTCAACCGCTTCATGCAGGGCGGTCTGGACGGCTACAGACGCCCTCACTTGATTGCCGAAGTAGTGGACAATAGATATGTAAGAATACCCAAATATCTATCTGGCATTGGCTTCCGTACAGCCGCCGGCGCCATGCAGGACAACCCCCAGCTCATCAACCTCAATCCCGAATACGCCAAACTCTTTGGTGGACCAACTACTTCCAAGAGTCAGCCTTCGGCCTTTAGATTATCAGAACAAATCACCACTACCACTCAGCCACTCTTTAGCGTAGGCAACGAAAAGGTCGGAGCACGCGGTTATATCTTTGGTGGTCTGGGACTCAATGCTTATTCCTCTGGCAACTACCGTGCTCTCTTACAAGCTGGTCCGACCATCGAAACACGCCTCAAAAGAGCGAGATTTCAATTTGGTTACGTGCAGTCAGCTGTACGCGGCAGCTCACCATTTGTATTTGACCAGTTTATCCAGGGTCAGCGCTCAGCCTATATCTCTGGCGATATCAAAGTGCATAAGTACCTGACATTGGGTGGTAGCTATGGCTACAACCTCAACAGTCGACTGGCTTATAACAAGTCATTTACAGCCGCTATTGGTCCAGATGACTTTAAATTGCTTCTCACTCGCAACACAATCACAGGTCAAAATCGCATGGGCTTTGACGTGCTCTACGGCGCCCCTGTGCCATTTCAAAAACTTGTACTTAAGGGTAGTGGTGACCACGGTAATTTAACAGGTCTCTAA
- a CDS encoding ROK family protein: MSVKTGPQVESASIDNLLRNNLPALGVDLGGTKIRAALVKDGQVVSEPRQIPTPLGPEKIIDGIVELVRSFQTDIKEAVGTQSMGIAGVGVATAGIVDCNSGEILGSTGNLPGWSGTSLKRVIESQILLPVHVDNDANAAAYGEASSRGLMHSNCVVTVTLGTGIGGGLVINGKMFRGAHWGGGEIGHMKINLNNKRLCTCGLFDCWEAYGSGRGLVATGHDVLSGLSPEQTPWVKGDLTTHMIVAAAKNNDIVAKRIMHMWHEHIACGISSLAHILDPDVFIVTGGLADCVDFALLQELVVDRVLPRIGDNLTIHKSELEGLAGIVGAAQLVLDSLLDRAVAY; encoded by the coding sequence TTGTCAGTTAAAACGGGTCCTCAAGTGGAAAGCGCCAGCATAGATAATCTCCTCAGAAACAATCTCCCGGCCCTCGGGGTCGACCTCGGAGGGACCAAAATCAGGGCCGCCCTGGTCAAAGATGGCCAGGTAGTCTCAGAACCCAGGCAGATACCAACCCCCCTCGGTCCTGAAAAAATCATTGATGGTATTGTCGAGCTTGTACGCAGCTTCCAGACTGACATAAAAGAAGCTGTTGGTACTCAGTCAATGGGTATCGCCGGAGTGGGCGTGGCTACAGCCGGTATAGTCGATTGCAATAGTGGAGAGATACTCGGCTCCACTGGCAACTTGCCTGGATGGAGCGGCACATCGCTCAAACGTGTTATCGAAAGCCAGATATTGCTACCCGTACACGTCGACAACGACGCCAATGCTGCCGCTTACGGTGAAGCTAGCTCCAGGGGTCTTATGCACAGTAACTGTGTCGTGACAGTTACGCTTGGCACCGGTATTGGTGGCGGACTGGTAATCAATGGCAAGATGTTTAGAGGCGCTCACTGGGGCGGTGGCGAAATCGGCCACATGAAGATAAACCTCAATAACAAAAGACTTTGTACCTGTGGTCTCTTTGATTGTTGGGAAGCTTATGGCTCAGGACGCGGTCTTGTGGCAACAGGACATGATGTACTGTCAGGACTGAGCCCGGAGCAGACACCTTGGGTCAAGGGCGATTTGACAACCCATATGATCGTAGCCGCCGCAAAAAACAACGACATCGTCGCTAAGCGCATCATGCACATGTGGCATGAACACATTGCCTGCGGCATCAGCAGCCTGGCTCATATACTCGATCCCGATGTCTTTATTGTCACCGGTGGTCTGGCTGATTGTGTTGACTTTGCTCTTTTGCAAGAGCTAGTGGTAGACAGGGTCTTGCCCCGCATTGGCGACAATCTCACTATCCACAAATCCGAATTAGAGGGACTGGCCGGCATTGTTGGTGCCGCCCAGTTAGTCCTCGATAGCTTACTTGATAGAGCTGTTGCTTACTGA
- a CDS encoding DUF4139 domain-containing protein, with the protein MSRTILKSLTVALALTLASSYGARALEEVSDSKDVSITIYNQNFGLVRDNRDITLKDGINYVRFEDVAAGIDPTTVSFTSLTAPNAVAVREQNYQFDLMDMDTILARSVGKTVKFNQYLSSGGVREITGTLLSSPSVSVSDSNGNVSERRQATVVKTGSGIVVGAGGELEITELPDGLVSKPSLLWKLESEKAGVHNTEISYQTQGLNWKCDYVAVANADDSMLDLTSWVTLDNKSGATYKNAALKLMAGDVHKVQNADAMAPQMEMAYAKSSAAEPQFAEQAFAEYHLYSLKGKTDVRDNETKQLTLFNASAVPVKKLYIFDSNGGVQPYYGGGGDQSKKINVKLELANTQANNLGMPMPKGKVRVYKKDNDGALQFVGEDLIDHTAKDEKIRVYLGDAFDIVGERVQTGQQQVNDRVQRLSYSISIRNHKKEAVTVTSVEHTWGDWKILNSSLPYTKKDAHSFEFAIKVAPNSEEKVTYTVEVR; encoded by the coding sequence ATGTCACGCACCATTTTAAAGTCACTCACCGTAGCGCTCGCACTCACTTTAGCCTCATCCTACGGAGCCAGGGCTCTGGAGGAAGTCTCCGACTCAAAAGATGTGTCAATCACTATCTATAATCAAAATTTTGGACTGGTCAGAGACAACCGCGATATTACTCTCAAAGACGGTATCAACTATGTCCGTTTTGAGGATGTAGCAGCAGGTATCGATCCTACAACGGTCAGTTTTACCAGTCTTACTGCACCAAATGCTGTGGCCGTGAGGGAGCAAAACTATCAATTTGATTTGATGGATATGGATACTATCCTGGCTCGCTCGGTGGGTAAAACTGTCAAGTTTAATCAGTATCTCTCCAGTGGTGGTGTGCGCGAGATCACTGGCACTCTCCTGTCTAGCCCCTCTGTCAGTGTCTCTGATAGTAATGGCAATGTCTCTGAGCGTAGACAAGCTACTGTGGTTAAAACCGGTAGTGGTATTGTAGTTGGTGCGGGTGGTGAGCTCGAAATCACCGAATTACCAGATGGACTTGTCTCAAAACCATCACTTTTATGGAAGCTCGAATCAGAAAAAGCTGGCGTGCATAATACTGAGATTAGCTATCAGACTCAGGGGCTCAATTGGAAATGTGATTATGTAGCTGTAGCCAATGCCGACGATAGCATGTTAGATCTCACTAGCTGGGTCACTCTCGATAACAAATCTGGTGCCACATACAAAAACGCAGCTCTTAAACTAATGGCTGGTGATGTGCACAAAGTGCAAAACGCTGACGCTATGGCACCCCAAATGGAAATGGCTTACGCCAAGTCCTCTGCTGCCGAGCCGCAGTTTGCTGAGCAAGCATTTGCCGAATACCATCTCTACAGCCTCAAGGGTAAGACCGATGTCAGAGATAACGAAACCAAGCAACTGACTCTATTTAATGCCAGTGCTGTACCGGTCAAAAAGCTCTATATCTTTGATAGTAATGGCGGTGTCCAGCCCTACTATGGTGGTGGTGGCGACCAGAGCAAAAAAATCAATGTCAAACTGGAGTTGGCTAATACCCAGGCAAACAACCTCGGTATGCCGATGCCTAAAGGCAAAGTAAGAGTCTACAAAAAAGACAATGATGGTGCTCTGCAATTTGTTGGCGAAGACTTAATCGATCACACTGCTAAAGACGAAAAAATCAGAGTCTATCTTGGTGATGCCTTTGACATAGTGGGAGAGCGCGTCCAGACTGGACAGCAGCAAGTCAACGATCGCGTGCAAAGACTGAGCTACAGTATCAGTATTCGCAATCACAAAAAAGAAGCAGTGACAGTAACCAGTGTCGAACACACCTGGGGTGACTGGAAAATCCTCAACTCAAGCCTGCCTTACACAAAAAAGGATGCCCATAGTTTTGAGTTTGCCATCAAAGTGGCACCAAACAGCGAAGAAAAAGTTACTTATACAGTGGAAGTGCGCTAA
- a CDS encoding UDP-3-O-acyl-N-acetylglucosamine deacetylase has translation MSLGNTLAIADATVALDPAKKLGSYTGPGLTSKRQITVSLYSAPRGAGIVFFLSDAQNTASAVAVPARASMVVNTMRNVVLGVDKVRLCIVEHFLCATTLWGIDDLYVSVDGPEMPLHDGSADFWINLFKESGIAKQEVVCDIALPEAVTVAKGDRALMAVPADKFSVTYLMDWKHPLIGQKWQSWDPSIDAKEIFEARTFGMLKDHILLGLDKDVVSMTDDGFTMPLRYPDEPVRHKLLDLIGDLALIGINPMRIKARFISIKGGHEMDVDIARKLVSLLGTY, from the coding sequence ATGTCTTTGGGTAATACTCTGGCAATAGCTGATGCCACTGTGGCACTGGATCCGGCTAAAAAGCTTGGCTCTTATACCGGACCAGGTTTGACTTCTAAACGCCAAATTACAGTGTCGCTTTATAGTGCGCCCAGAGGGGCTGGTATTGTTTTCTTCCTTAGCGATGCCCAAAATACAGCCTCTGCTGTGGCTGTGCCGGCCAGAGCCTCGATGGTGGTCAACACCATGCGCAATGTGGTGCTCGGTGTAGACAAAGTGAGGCTATGTATAGTGGAGCACTTCCTCTGTGCTACCACTCTCTGGGGCATAGACGATCTCTATGTATCCGTTGATGGACCGGAGATGCCTTTGCATGATGGCAGTGCTGACTTTTGGATCAATCTATTTAAAGAGTCAGGTATAGCTAAACAAGAAGTGGTCTGCGATATTGCTTTGCCTGAAGCCGTGACTGTGGCTAAAGGCGACCGGGCTTTGATGGCTGTACCGGCTGATAAGTTTAGCGTGACTTATTTGATGGATTGGAAACATCCGTTGATTGGTCAGAAGTGGCAGAGCTGGGATCCATCAATAGATGCCAAAGAGATTTTTGAAGCTCGTACTTTTGGCATGCTTAAAGACCATATACTGCTCGGTCTTGATAAAGACGTGGTCAGTATGACCGATGATGGATTTACCATGCCTCTGCGCTATCCAGACGAGCCAGTCAGGCACAAACTATTGGATTTGATTGGTGACCTTGCTCTCATCGGTATCAATCCGATGCGCATCAAGGCTCGTTTTATCAGTATCAAGGGTGGTCACGAGATGGACGTGGATATAGCCCGCAAACTGGTGTCCCTGCTCGGTACCTACTAA
- the lpxD gene encoding UDP-3-O-(3-hydroxymyristoyl)glucosamine N-acyltransferase, whose amino-acid sequence MKLPQAMSLAQIAQMIGGKVAGDGDLKVDTVSTSPLHATEDDLAFVFDAKLVKKLAECKAKAVVAPLGAELDFPDRNMVLVDRPNLAIQRILTALKPKRYYPAKGIHATAVVDESAEIGADVAIGPYVVIGPKSKIGARTIIMSHTVIGGEVVIGEDCLLHPACLIADYVKIGSRVIMQQGAALGADGFGYVTERPSNLEKNMAGSKDFSDAPNPLLKIPQIGNVVLEDDVEIGSYATIDRATMGATVIGAGSKIDNLVMIAHNNRIGKEVMIIANAAVGGSCSIGDRSVLGGSANLSDHMKMEPDGVLSGASGAMRDIKSGEIHAGTPAAPAREFFGQIVAMRRLPKLMDEVKDLKKRLALLEQQNLEK is encoded by the coding sequence ATGAAGCTCCCTCAGGCAATGAGCCTGGCTCAAATAGCACAAATGATCGGTGGTAAGGTGGCTGGAGACGGCGATCTCAAAGTCGATACAGTATCGACATCGCCACTTCATGCCACAGAGGACGATTTAGCCTTTGTCTTTGATGCCAAACTAGTCAAAAAATTAGCAGAATGCAAAGCTAAAGCTGTGGTTGCACCGCTTGGTGCTGAACTGGATTTTCCGGATCGCAATATGGTTTTAGTCGATAGGCCAAACCTGGCTATCCAGCGCATCCTCACAGCTCTCAAACCTAAACGTTATTATCCTGCCAAAGGCATCCACGCTACAGCCGTGGTAGATGAGAGCGCCGAGATTGGCGCTGATGTAGCTATTGGACCTTATGTGGTGATCGGACCCAAAAGCAAAATTGGCGCTCGCACAATCATCATGTCGCATACTGTGATTGGCGGCGAAGTGGTCATTGGTGAAGACTGTCTTTTGCATCCCGCCTGTCTCATTGCCGACTATGTCAAAATTGGCTCCCGCGTTATCATGCAGCAAGGTGCTGCTCTTGGTGCTGATGGTTTTGGCTATGTTACTGAGCGTCCATCCAACCTCGAAAAGAACATGGCTGGCTCCAAAGATTTTAGTGATGCTCCTAATCCACTCCTCAAAATCCCTCAGATTGGTAATGTGGTGCTGGAAGACGATGTTGAGATTGGCTCCTATGCCACTATCGATAGAGCCACAATGGGTGCCACTGTAATTGGTGCTGGTAGCAAAATCGATAACCTGGTGATGATTGCCCACAATAATCGTATCGGCAAAGAAGTAATGATTATTGCTAACGCTGCTGTGGGTGGCTCATGCTCGATTGGTGATCGCAGTGTGCTCGGTGGTAGCGCTAACTTATCTGATCATATGAAGATGGAACCTGATGGTGTCCTCTCAGGAGCATCTGGTGCCATGCGCGATATCAAATCAGGTGAAATCCATGCTGGTACGCCAGCTGCTCCCGCTCGTGAATTTTTTGGACAGATTGTCGCTATGCGTCGTTTGCCCAAACTAATGGATGAGGTCAAAGACCTCAAAAAACGGCTTGCTCTTTTGGAGCAGCAAAATCTGGAGAAATAA
- a CDS encoding OmpH family outer membrane protein, which yields MQYVQKTFAVAASAVITVSMASAAFAQAQTAAKPASTIGVVDREKVITSFTKAQKAAEDLKKVEDSVRKLLEDSNKQYEEAKTAKKPQAELESLQKSLQKKIDEQYKKAQAQAQSMETTLETDIDSAIKAEASSRKLETVFMKGAVLLGGTDITDGVVKRLSAASAPTGTATK from the coding sequence ATGCAGTACGTTCAAAAAACTTTTGCCGTAGCCGCCAGTGCAGTTATCACTGTTTCTATGGCTAGTGCCGCCTTCGCGCAGGCGCAAACAGCAGCTAAGCCTGCTTCTACCATCGGCGTGGTAGACCGTGAAAAGGTAATCACCAGCTTCACCAAAGCTCAAAAGGCTGCTGAAGATCTGAAGAAAGTCGAAGACTCAGTGCGCAAGCTCTTGGAAGATTCAAACAAACAATATGAAGAAGCCAAGACCGCTAAGAAGCCTCAAGCTGAGCTAGAAAGCTTGCAGAAGTCTCTGCAAAAGAAAATCGATGAGCAATACAAAAAGGCTCAGGCTCAAGCTCAATCAATGGAAACAACCCTGGAAACAGATATCGATTCAGCCATCAAAGCCGAAGCATCAAGCCGCAAGCTCGAAACAGTATTCATGAAGGGTGCTGTTCTTCTTGGTGGAACCGATATTACTGACGGTGTAGTCAAGCGCCTTTCGGCTGCTTCTGCTCCTACAGGCACTGCCACTAAATAA
- a CDS encoding BamA/TamA family outer membrane protein, producing the protein MAYKTRSRSIISKLPQAVLALLMLQSPLALGLAAPVMAQDGQLLAPAEGEIKTGPEQVVVDEVRIEGNRLIPTEDIASVVKTRKGDKFSREQVMEDLKAINGMGYFNDRNLEVNPELTPSGVLLKIRVEENAPITQFSIRGNQSISTDEISKLFNDQLGKPQNINALSGAIEKVEQAYHDRGFVLAKVADVKDDPDGSVELVISEGSIDNIEIVGNKKTKDFIFKNAIKIKPGSVYNEKQLTGDLRKLYNNGYFQDIRRSLVPSATNPDKYTLKVEVDEKRTGSVGLGGGVDSVAGPFGSFSFSDSNFGGKGQVISLSSQMGSGNLNNVAGSINNGGTNYMPTGRTYNLEASFIEPNLKGTNTSMAVTGFGRNMGSMFIDQAMQRTLGTSVVFSKPLRNGWAANLGLIGENTTLRNMAGIAENQSVLASMSSRALSTGLATNSAEASALANSIRGNQLKGGTFFTVSPSLSRDTRDAAFDPTRGSLVKLTASPSIGAGGGFFKTGVSASKYIPVSKNITFASNIQAGTSMGGMPQFAQYRLGGWNGVRGYRAFSDLGTGAGLLMGTAELRAKIPLPETNAVFKAVRKNAKLVAFADYGQVMGNGVTNNLLSRNSMGASVGVGVRLNVPMLGLVRIDYGLPIISSVLGRRTPLVTVGFGEKF; encoded by the coding sequence GTGGCTTACAAAACCAGATCCAGGTCAATAATCAGTAAGTTACCGCAAGCGGTGCTAGCACTTTTGATGCTGCAATCTCCGCTGGCTCTTGGTCTTGCTGCGCCGGTCATGGCCCAGGATGGTCAGCTACTAGCTCCTGCCGAAGGCGAGATTAAGACCGGTCCTGAGCAAGTTGTAGTCGACGAAGTCCGTATCGAAGGCAATCGCCTCATACCGACTGAAGATATTGCCAGTGTAGTCAAAACACGCAAGGGCGATAAATTTAGTCGTGAGCAAGTAATGGAGGACCTCAAAGCCATTAATGGCATGGGGTACTTTAACGATCGCAATCTCGAAGTCAATCCTGAGCTAACTCCCAGCGGTGTTTTGCTTAAAATTCGGGTGGAAGAAAACGCTCCGATTACGCAATTTAGCATCCGCGGCAATCAATCTATCAGTACTGATGAAATCAGCAAACTATTTAACGACCAGTTAGGTAAGCCGCAAAACATCAATGCACTATCTGGTGCCATCGAAAAAGTGGAACAGGCTTACCACGATAGAGGCTTTGTCCTGGCTAAAGTAGCCGATGTCAAAGATGATCCAGATGGCTCAGTGGAGCTGGTTATCTCAGAGGGATCTATCGATAACATCGAGATTGTAGGTAATAAAAAGACCAAAGACTTTATCTTCAAAAACGCAATCAAGATAAAACCAGGCTCTGTCTACAACGAAAAACAACTAACTGGCGATCTGCGCAAACTTTATAACAATGGCTATTTCCAGGACATCAGACGCTCTCTGGTGCCTTCTGCCACCAATCCAGATAAGTACACTCTCAAAGTCGAAGTCGACGAAAAGCGCACTGGCTCTGTCGGTCTTGGTGGTGGTGTGGACTCTGTGGCTGGACCTTTCGGTTCATTTTCATTTTCTGATTCAAACTTTGGTGGTAAAGGCCAGGTTATCAGTCTTAGCTCTCAAATGGGCTCAGGCAATCTCAATAACGTCGCTGGCTCGATAAATAATGGTGGCACCAATTACATGCCCACCGGTCGCACCTACAATCTTGAGGCATCATTTATCGAGCCCAATCTCAAGGGCACCAATACTTCCATGGCTGTTACTGGTTTTGGTCGCAATATGGGCAGTATGTTTATTGACCAGGCGATGCAACGTACTCTTGGTACCAGTGTTGTTTTTAGTAAACCACTTCGCAACGGATGGGCTGCCAATCTTGGTTTAATCGGCGAAAACACCACTTTGCGTAATATGGCCGGCATTGCCGAAAACCAGAGTGTACTGGCCTCCATGTCATCGCGGGCATTGAGTACAGGACTAGCTACTAATTCTGCCGAAGCCAGTGCTCTTGCTAACAGTATTAGAGGCAATCAACTTAAGGGCGGGACATTTTTTACTGTCAGTCCATCTTTATCCAGAGATACTCGTGATGCTGCTTTTGATCCTACCCGTGGCAGTCTCGTTAAGCTCACTGCTAGCCCCTCTATAGGTGCTGGTGGAGGCTTCTTTAAGACTGGTGTAAGCGCTAGCAAATATATTCCTGTTTCCAAAAACATCACTTTTGCATCCAATATCCAGGCTGGTACATCTATGGGTGGCATGCCACAGTTTGCTCAGTACAGGCTAGGCGGTTGGAATGGTGTGAGAGGTTATCGTGCCTTTTCGGATCTCGGTACAGGGGCTGGACTGCTCATGGGTACTGCCGAATTGCGTGCCAAGATACCTTTGCCTGAAACCAATGCAGTGTTTAAAGCTGTGAGGAAAAACGCCAAACTTGTGGCTTTTGCTGACTATGGTCAAGTCATGGGCAATGGCGTAACCAACAATCTTTTGTCACGTAACTCAATGGGAGCGTCTGTTGGTGTTGGTGTGAGATTAAACGTGCCGATGCTCGGTCTTGTGCGCATAGATTACGGTTTGCCTATCATCAGCTCAGTGCTTGGACGGAGAACGCCACTCGTAACTGTGGGATTTGGAGAGAAGTTTTAA